Proteins encoded together in one Kutzneria kofuensis window:
- a CDS encoding type I polyketide synthase, with protein MATDEKLLQYLKRVTAELHTLKQQGSRHADEPLAIVGMACRFPGGVASPEDFWRLVSGGADALSDFPTDRGWNLDGLFDPDPDRPGTSYASQGGFIEGAGGFDAGFFGISPREALVMDPQHRLLLETSWEALEDAGVDVTSLKGTDVGVFSGVFTQGYGAGSITPELEGYAGTGSASSVASGRVSYTFGFEGPAVTIDTACSSSLVAIHLAAQALRLGECSMALAGGATVMPTPGTFVAFSRQRVMATDGRSKAFAAAADGTGWSEGVGVLVLERLSVAKERGHRILAVIRGSAVNQDGASNGLTAPNGPSQQRVIRKALAGAGLVASDVDAVEAHGTGTALGDPIEAQALIATYGQNRSTPLWLGSVKSNIGHTQAAAGVAGVIKMVQALRHGVLPPTLHVDEPTPQVDWSAGAVELLTEARDWPRTENPRRAGVSAFGISGTNAHVILEEAPLDEETPATSGTPTGAVPLVLSASSSASLAAQADRLASFLDDTELPLGRVAGALLSERALLNHRAVVAAGSTGEALAALRALANGEAAPGVVTGSGVDGKVVLVFPGQGSQRVGAGRELYERYPVFAQVFDEACEHLDAALTGWTDHPVKDVVLGRLPRSADLLNQTVFTQAGLFAVESALYRLVESWGVRADAVIGHSIGEITAAYAAGVLSLADAARIVAARGRMMQALSPHGAMVAVAASEAEVADLLGDGVELAAINGPTSVVLSGDNNAVLAAADRLRERGHKTKQLVVSHAFHSHQMEPMLADFAAAIADVAWQPAVIPVISNVTGRLAEPDELADPRYWAEHVRRPVRFADGIAAAAEYGADLFVELGPGAALTAMVTETAAEAICVPALRDGRPEDQTLLASVAELFVRGVTVDWSSLLPEATGHVDLPTYAFDRQNYWLPPGEAATDAASLGQSAVDHPLLGALVRLPQSDGVVFTSRLSLRTHPWLADHVIGGVVLVAGTGLVELAVRAGDEVGCSVLEELVIEQPMVVPQHGGVRVLVSVGAPGATGSRSFDVYSLREDGDEWIRHATGFLSDGPATRGTGFDFTAWPPAGAERVEVGDFYPGLVESGYTYGPSFQGLRAVWRRGEEIFAEVGLPEELHKDAGRFGIHPGLLDSALHAGMIAVAAAEESGPPVLPFAWNGMALHAAGALALRVRVVSAGPSAISVEAADEAGGLVVSVDSLVSRPVSTEQLDAAAARTRDALFRVEWTEVPADAQPVPADVATLEVAGENDALAVTSRVLAAVQELLAAEDSRLVVVTRGAVPANGVVTDPAAAAVWGLVRSAQAENPERLVLLDVDGDIEPVLGAALATGEPQVAVRGGKFYAPRLARADVTEAPAVFGPHGTVLVSGTGSLGALVARHLVSRHGVRHLVLTSRRGRDADGMAELLAELENQGAEVTAVACDLADRDQVASLLAEHRPTSIVHTAGVLDDGVIAALTPERLATVFAPKVEALRHLDELTRDMNLDAFVVFSSASGVFGSAGQGNYAAANAFLDATVAQRRAAGRPGVSLAWGLWEQTDGMTAHLGGADQARMSRGGVLAIGPAEGMELFDASLASEQALLVPVKLDLRASRADVPHLLRGLVRPARQQARAAATDDSGLAHKLAGLAPAEQEALLLDLVRGQVAFVLGHASADAVAADTAFKDAGFDSLTSVELRNRLREATGLKLPATLVFDYPNPQVLARHLRDELGDTAAGTPATVVTAAAPDEPIAIVGMACRLPGGVANPDDLWRLVFEGREGVSPFPDDRGWNLDELFDADPDRTGTSTTSKGGFLQGAGLFDAGFFGISPREALAMDPQQRLLLETSWEALESVGVDPNSLKGTDVGVFTGVSAQGYGIGVAAPELEGFASTAGASSVASGRVSYVFGFEGPAVTIDTACSSSLVAMHLGAQALRQGECSMALAGGVTVMATPGTFVAFSRQRGLAGDGRCKAYADGADGTGWAEGVGVVVLERLSVARERGHRILAVLKGSAVNQDGASNGLTAPNGPSQQRVIRRALASAGLSPSDVDVVEGHGTGTTLGDPIEVQALLTTYGQDREPGKPLWLGSIKSNIGHTQSAAGVAGVIKMIQALRHDVLPPTLHVDAPTSQVDWSEGAVELLTEAREWPRNGHPRRAGVSSFGVSGTNAHVIIEEPPLDTTIDEVVSGGVLPLVVSARSAGSLAGQAGRLAAFMEDADGASPAGVARALLSGRAVFGERAVVVAESREETLAGLRALALGEKAADVVVGKVSASGVPGKLVWVFPGQGTQWVGMGRELMDASPVFAARIAECAAALQPHVDWSLVDVLRGNTDPALMDRVDVLQPASFAMMVGLAAVWSSVGLKPDAVVGHSQGEIAAACVAGALSLVDAAKVVALRSQAIATTLSGRGGMASVALNEEDALNRLQPWADRVEVAAVNSPTSVVVAGDAEALDEALKSLEADGVRVRRVAVDYASHTRHVEDIEGTLAETLAGITAQAPAIPFYSTVIRDWIEDARVVDGGYWYRNLRNQVRFGPSIGDLIAHRHGVFLEVGAHPVLVQPITEITDDTDAIVVGSLRRDEGGLRRLLTSMADLFVRGVAVDWNGILPAATGRVSLPTYAFDHQHYWLRATETATDATSLGLAGADHPMLGAVVQLPQSDGLVFTSRLSLRTHPWLADHAVKGVVIIPGTGLVELAVRAGDEAGCSVLDELVIEAPLVVPRRGGVRVQVAVSGPDDNGSRTVDVFSRRDDDNSGEWTRHATGVLTNAPVAQQRFDFAVWPPVDARPVDISDGYGRLAEVGYEYGTTFRAVRAVWRRDDEIFAEIALPEDRREDAARFGIHPALLDAALHSTILIADGESDEREVSLPFAWNGLRLHAAGASVLRVRITNPEPDAMSLEAVDETGGLVVTMDSLVGRPISREQLDAAAAGTARANSLFRVDWTGLPVALGQVAPSWVAVADAEQVATLADDVLSGNAEAPAVAIMEATGGDVLELTTRVLDVVQCWLDGGGFEETRLVIATRGAVPAGDGAVTDPAGAAVWGLVRAAQAENPDRIILLDVDGDVEPVLGAVIASGEPQVAVRGTALSVPRLTRAAGQLPDVPATFRPEGTVLVTGGTGSLGSLVAKHLAGRHGVRNLVLTSRRGPDAEGVDALVADLAEQGAKVSVVACDMADRDQVAALLTEHRPTAVVHTAGVADAGVIGTVTPEKLAEVFAPKVDAVRHLDELTRDLDLDAFVVYSSVSAVFMGAGSGSYAAANAFLDGLIAHRRSLGLPGLSLAWGLWQQTTGMAAGTDDLAKTRMSRRGGLLSLSPDEGMELFDAALGSGQPLLVPAKLDLGSVRADAAAGTAVPYLLRNLVRAGRKQARTVNVGDERGRLAERLAGLPAAEQKQVLLDVVRAQVASVLGYDASHHIDADQGLFELGFDSLTAIELRNRLRDITDRKIAANLVFAYPTAEMIAAHLHELTTAMAI; from the coding sequence ATGGCCACGGACGAGAAACTCCTCCAGTACCTCAAGCGTGTCACGGCCGAGCTGCACACTCTCAAGCAGCAGGGCTCGCGGCACGCCGACGAGCCGCTCGCCATCGTGGGCATGGCGTGCCGGTTCCCTGGCGGCGTGGCCTCGCCCGAGGACTTCTGGCGGCTGGTGTCCGGCGGGGCCGACGCGCTGTCCGACTTCCCGACCGACCGGGGCTGGAACCTGGACGGCCTGTTCGACCCGGATCCCGATCGTCCCGGCACCTCCTACGCCAGCCAGGGCGGGTTCATCGAGGGCGCTGGGGGTTTCGACGCCGGCTTCTTCGGGATCTCGCCGCGTGAGGCGCTGGTCATGGACCCGCAGCACCGGTTGCTGCTGGAGACGTCGTGGGAGGCGCTGGAGGACGCCGGTGTCGACGTGACGTCGCTCAAGGGCACCGATGTCGGCGTGTTCTCCGGCGTCTTCACCCAGGGCTACGGGGCCGGTTCGATCACGCCGGAGCTGGAGGGGTACGCCGGCACGGGGTCGGCTTCCAGCGTGGCCTCCGGCCGTGTGTCCTACACCTTCGGCTTCGAGGGCCCGGCGGTCACGATCGACACCGCCTGCTCGTCCTCGCTGGTGGCGATTCACCTTGCCGCGCAAGCACTGCGGCTGGGGGAGTGCTCGATGGCGCTGGCCGGCGGCGCGACCGTGATGCCGACGCCCGGCACCTTCGTGGCGTTCTCCCGCCAGCGCGTGATGGCCACCGACGGGCGGAGCAAGGCGTTCGCCGCCGCCGCGGACGGCACCGGCTGGTCCGAGGGCGTCGGCGTGCTGGTGCTGGAGCGGCTGTCGGTGGCGAAGGAGCGTGGGCACCGGATCCTGGCGGTGATCCGTGGCAGCGCGGTGAACCAGGACGGCGCCTCGAACGGCCTGACCGCGCCGAATGGTCCGTCGCAGCAACGGGTCATCCGCAAGGCGCTGGCCGGCGCCGGCCTCGTTGCGTCCGATGTGGACGCTGTGGAGGCGCACGGCACGGGTACCGCCCTCGGTGACCCGATCGAGGCACAGGCGCTGATCGCCACCTACGGCCAGAACCGGTCGACGCCGTTGTGGCTGGGATCGGTGAAGTCCAACATCGGCCACACGCAGGCGGCCGCCGGTGTCGCCGGTGTGATCAAGATGGTGCAGGCGCTCCGGCACGGCGTACTGCCGCCCACGCTGCACGTGGACGAGCCGACGCCGCAGGTCGACTGGTCGGCCGGTGCGGTGGAGCTGCTGACCGAGGCCCGCGACTGGCCGCGCACCGAGAATCCGCGCCGCGCCGGCGTTTCCGCCTTCGGAATCAGTGGCACCAACGCGCACGTCATCCTCGAAGAGGCTCCTCTAGACGAAGAAACCCCGGCCACGTCCGGGACTCCCACGGGCGCGGTGCCGCTCGTCCTGTCGGCGAGCAGCTCGGCTTCCCTTGCCGCCCAAGCGGATCGGCTGGCGTCGTTCCTCGACGACACTGAGCTGCCGCTGGGGCGCGTGGCCGGGGCGCTGCTGTCCGAGCGGGCGCTGCTGAACCACCGCGCGGTGGTGGCCGCCGGTTCGACCGGGGAGGCGCTGGCCGCGCTGCGTGCGCTGGCCAACGGCGAGGCAGCTCCCGGCGTGGTGACGGGGTCGGGTGTGGACGGCAAGGTCGTGCTGGTGTTCCCGGGCCAGGGTTCGCAGCGGGTGGGCGCGGGCCGTGAGCTCTACGAGCGGTATCCGGTGTTCGCGCAGGTCTTCGACGAGGCGTGCGAACACCTGGACGCGGCGCTGACCGGCTGGACCGACCACCCGGTGAAGGACGTGGTGCTGGGTCGCCTGCCGCGCAGCGCCGACCTGTTGAACCAGACGGTGTTCACCCAGGCCGGGCTGTTCGCGGTGGAGAGCGCGCTGTACCGGCTCGTCGAGTCGTGGGGCGTGCGGGCCGACGCGGTGATCGGCCACTCGATCGGCGAGATCACCGCCGCCTACGCCGCCGGTGTGCTGTCGCTGGCTGATGCGGCACGGATCGTCGCCGCGCGGGGCCGGATGATGCAGGCCCTGTCGCCGCACGGGGCGATGGTCGCCGTGGCCGCGAGCGAAGCCGAGGTGGCCGACCTGCTGGGCGACGGCGTGGAGCTCGCGGCGATCAACGGCCCGACCTCGGTGGTGCTGTCCGGCGACAACAACGCCGTGCTCGCGGCGGCCGACCGGCTGCGCGAGCGTGGCCACAAGACGAAGCAACTCGTTGTCTCGCACGCGTTCCACTCGCACCAGATGGAGCCGATGCTGGCCGACTTCGCCGCCGCGATCGCCGACGTGGCGTGGCAGCCGGCGGTGATCCCGGTGATCTCCAACGTCACCGGCCGGCTGGCTGAGCCCGATGAGCTCGCCGACCCGCGGTACTGGGCCGAGCACGTGCGCCGGCCGGTCCGGTTCGCCGACGGCATCGCGGCCGCGGCGGAGTACGGCGCCGACCTGTTCGTGGAACTGGGTCCGGGCGCGGCCCTGACCGCGATGGTCACCGAGACCGCCGCCGAGGCGATCTGCGTGCCGGCGCTGCGCGACGGCCGCCCGGAGGACCAGACCCTGCTGGCCTCGGTGGCGGAGCTGTTCGTGCGCGGCGTGACCGTGGACTGGAGCAGCCTGCTGCCCGAGGCCACCGGGCACGTCGACCTGCCGACCTACGCCTTCGACCGGCAGAACTACTGGCTGCCGCCCGGCGAGGCGGCGACCGACGCCGCGTCCCTGGGGCAGTCGGCGGTCGACCACCCGCTGCTGGGCGCGCTGGTGCGGCTGCCGCAGTCCGACGGCGTCGTGTTCACGTCCCGGCTGTCGCTGCGGACGCACCCGTGGCTGGCCGACCACGTCATCGGCGGCGTGGTGCTGGTCGCCGGCACCGGGCTGGTCGAGCTGGCCGTCCGGGCCGGCGACGAGGTCGGCTGCTCGGTGCTCGAGGAACTCGTCATCGAGCAGCCGATGGTCGTCCCGCAGCACGGCGGCGTTCGGGTGCTGGTGTCCGTCGGCGCCCCTGGTGCCACCGGGTCGCGCAGCTTCGACGTGTATTCGCTGCGTGAAGACGGCGACGAGTGGATCCGCCACGCCACCGGCTTCCTGTCCGACGGGCCGGCCACGCGCGGCACCGGCTTCGACTTCACCGCCTGGCCGCCGGCCGGCGCCGAGCGGGTCGAGGTCGGGGACTTCTACCCCGGGCTGGTCGAGAGCGGTTACACCTACGGACCGTCGTTCCAGGGCCTGCGGGCGGTGTGGCGGCGCGGCGAGGAGATCTTCGCCGAGGTTGGTCTGCCCGAGGAACTGCACAAGGACGCCGGCCGGTTCGGCATCCACCCCGGGCTGCTGGACTCCGCCCTGCACGCCGGCATGATCGCCGTTGCGGCGGCGGAGGAATCCGGCCCGCCCGTGCTGCCGTTCGCGTGGAACGGCATGGCCCTGCACGCCGCCGGTGCCTTGGCGCTGCGCGTACGGGTCGTGTCGGCCGGCCCCAGCGCCATCTCCGTGGAGGCCGCCGACGAGGCCGGTGGGCTTGTCGTGTCGGTGGATTCCCTGGTGTCGCGGCCGGTGTCCACCGAGCAGTTGGACGCGGCGGCGGCCCGGACCCGCGACGCGCTGTTCCGCGTGGAGTGGACGGAGGTGCCGGCCGATGCACAGCCGGTGCCGGCCGACGTCGCCACCCTGGAGGTCGCCGGCGAGAACGACGCCCTGGCCGTGACTTCCCGCGTGCTGGCGGCTGTGCAGGAATTGCTGGCAGCTGAGGACTCGCGACTCGTGGTCGTGACTCGCGGTGCGGTGCCGGCCAATGGCGTCGTCACCGATCCGGCCGCGGCGGCGGTGTGGGGTCTGGTCCGGTCCGCCCAGGCCGAGAACCCGGAGCGGCTCGTCCTGCTCGACGTCGACGGCGACATCGAGCCGGTGCTGGGCGCGGCGCTGGCCACCGGTGAGCCGCAGGTGGCAGTCCGAGGAGGCAAGTTCTACGCCCCACGCCTGGCCCGTGCGGATGTCACGGAGGCGCCGGCGGTGTTCGGTCCACACGGGACGGTCCTGGTCTCCGGCACCGGCTCGCTGGGCGCACTTGTCGCACGGCACCTGGTGTCCCGGCACGGCGTCCGCCACCTGGTCCTGACCAGCCGGCGCGGCCGTGACGCCGACGGCATGGCGGAACTGCTTGCCGAGCTGGAAAACCAGGGCGCAGAGGTGACGGCCGTCGCCTGCGATCTGGCCGATCGCGACCAGGTGGCGTCGCTGCTGGCCGAGCACCGTCCCACCAGCATCGTGCACACGGCCGGTGTCCTGGACGACGGCGTGATCGCGGCGTTGACGCCGGAGCGGCTGGCGACGGTGTTCGCGCCGAAGGTCGAGGCGCTGCGGCATCTCGACGAGCTGACCCGGGACATGAACCTCGACGCCTTCGTGGTGTTCTCTTCCGCCTCGGGCGTCTTCGGCTCGGCCGGCCAGGGCAACTACGCGGCGGCCAACGCCTTCCTGGACGCGACCGTCGCCCAGCGGCGCGCAGCCGGCCGGCCGGGCGTGTCGCTGGCCTGGGGCCTGTGGGAGCAGACCGATGGCATGACCGCGCACCTCGGCGGTGCCGACCAGGCGCGGATGAGCCGCGGCGGCGTCCTGGCCATCGGGCCGGCCGAGGGCATGGAGCTGTTCGACGCCTCGCTGGCGTCCGAGCAGGCCCTGCTGGTGCCGGTGAAGCTGGACCTCCGGGCCTCCCGGGCCGACGTGCCGCACCTGCTGCGCGGCCTGGTCCGCCCGGCCCGGCAGCAGGCGCGGGCGGCGGCCACCGACGACAGCGGGTTGGCGCACAAGCTGGCCGGACTCGCTCCGGCCGAGCAGGAGGCCCTGCTGTTGGACCTGGTCCGCGGCCAGGTCGCGTTCGTGCTCGGCCACGCCAGCGCCGACGCCGTCGCGGCGGACACGGCGTTCAAGGACGCCGGCTTCGACTCGCTGACCTCGGTCGAACTCCGCAACCGGCTGCGCGAGGCGACCGGCCTCAAGCTGCCGGCCACGCTGGTCTTCGACTACCCGAACCCCCAGGTGCTCGCGCGTCACCTCCGTGACGAACTGGGCGACACCGCGGCCGGCACGCCGGCGACCGTCGTCACGGCGGCGGCCCCCGACGAGCCGATCGCCATCGTGGGCATGGCCTGCCGGCTGCCGGGTGGCGTCGCCAATCCGGACGACCTGTGGCGACTGGTGTTCGAGGGCCGCGAGGGCGTGTCGCCGTTCCCCGACGACCGGGGATGGAACCTCGACGAGCTGTTCGACGCGGACCCCGACCGCACCGGCACGTCCACCACCAGCAAGGGCGGATTCCTGCAGGGTGCGGGCCTGTTCGACGCCGGGTTCTTCGGCATCTCGCCGCGTGAGGCGCTGGCGATGGATCCGCAGCAGCGGTTGCTGCTGGAGACGTCGTGGGAGGCCCTGGAGAGCGTCGGCGTCGACCCGAACTCGTTGAAGGGCACCGATGTCGGCGTCTTCACCGGCGTGTCGGCGCAGGGCTACGGCATCGGCGTCGCCGCGCCGGAGCTGGAGGGCTTCGCCAGCACGGCCGGGGCGTCGAGCGTGGCCTCCGGTCGTGTGTCGTACGTCTTCGGCTTCGAGGGCCCCGCAGTCACGATCGACACGGCGTGCTCGTCGTCGCTGGTGGCGATGCACCTTGGCGCGCAAGCGCTTCGGCAGGGCGAGTGCTCGATGGCGTTGGCCGGTGGCGTGACCGTGATGGCCACGCCGGGCACCTTCGTGGCCTTCTCTCGGCAGCGGGGCCTCGCCGGTGACGGCCGCTGTAAGGCGTACGCCGACGGCGCGGACGGCACCGGCTGGGCCGAGGGCGTCGGCGTTGTTGTCCTGGAACGGCTTTCCGTCGCCCGGGAACGCGGGCACCGGATCCTGGCCGTGCTGAAGGGAAGCGCGGTGAACCAGGACGGCGCCTCGAACGGCCTGACCGCGCCGAACGGTCCGTCCCAGCAGCGGGTGATCCGCCGGGCCCTGGCCAGTGCTGGCCTTTCGCCGTCCGATGTGGACGTTGTCGAGGGTCATGGCACCGGGACCACCCTGGGCGACCCCATCGAGGTGCAGGCCCTGCTGACCACCTACGGCCAGGACCGGGAGCCCGGCAAGCCGCTGTGGCTGGGGTCGATCAAGTCCAACATCGGCCACACGCAGTCCGCGGCGGGCGTGGCCGGCGTGATCAAGATGATCCAGGCGCTGCGGCACGACGTGCTGCCGCCGACGCTGCACGTGGACGCGCCGACGAGCCAGGTCGACTGGTCCGAGGGCGCGGTGGAGCTGCTCACCGAGGCGCGGGAGTGGCCGCGCAACGGGCATCCGCGCCGCGCGGGCGTCTCGTCGTTCGGCGTCAGCGGCACGAACGCGCACGTGATCATCGAGGAGCCACCGCTGGACACGACAATCGACGAGGTCGTGTCCGGCGGTGTTCTGCCACTGGTGGTTTCCGCGCGAAGCGCGGGATCCCTGGCGGGGCAGGCGGGGCGCCTCGCGGCGTTCATGGAGGACGCCGACGGGGCGTCACCGGCCGGCGTGGCCCGGGCGTTGTTGTCCGGGCGCGCCGTGTTCGGTGAGCGCGCGGTCGTGGTGGCGGAATCCCGTGAGGAGACGCTGGCCGGCCTGCGGGCGCTGGCCCTGGGCGAGAAGGCCGCCGACGTGGTGGTCGGCAAGGTGTCGGCCTCGGGCGTGCCGGGCAAGCTGGTGTGGGTGTTCCCGGGCCAGGGCACGCAGTGGGTCGGCATGGGCCGCGAGCTGATGGACGCCTCCCCGGTGTTCGCGGCGCGGATCGCCGAGTGTGCCGCCGCACTGCAGCCGCACGTCGACTGGTCGCTGGTGGACGTGTTGCGCGGCAACACCGATCCGGCCCTGATGGACCGGGTCGATGTCCTGCAGCCGGCCAGCTTCGCCATGATGGTCGGCCTGGCGGCGGTGTGGTCGTCCGTGGGGCTGAAGCCCGATGCTGTGGTCGGCCACTCGCAGGGCGAGATCGCGGCGGCCTGCGTCGCCGGTGCACTGTCGCTTGTGGACGCAGCAAAGGTGGTTGCCCTGCGCAGCCAGGCCATCGCCACCACGCTGTCCGGCCGCGGCGGCATGGCTTCCGTCGCGCTGAACGAAGAAGACGCTCTGAACCGGTTGCAGCCGTGGGCCGACCGGGTCGAGGTGGCGGCGGTCAACAGCCCCACTTCCGTGGTAGTCGCCGGTGACGCCGAGGCGTTGGACGAGGCGCTGAAGTCGTTGGAGGCCGACGGTGTCCGGGTGCGGCGGGTTGCGGTGGACTACGCCTCGCACACGCGGCACGTCGAGGACATCGAAGGCACGCTGGCCGAGACCCTCGCCGGGATCACCGCCCAGGCGCCGGCCATTCCCTTCTACTCCACGGTGATCCGCGACTGGATCGAGGACGCCCGTGTGGTCGACGGCGGCTACTGGTACCGGAACCTGCGCAACCAGGTGCGGTTCGGGCCGTCGATCGGCGACCTGATCGCCCACCGGCACGGGGTCTTCCTGGAGGTCGGCGCCCACCCGGTGCTGGTCCAGCCGATCACCGAGATCACCGACGACACGGACGCGATCGTCGTCGGGTCGCTACGACGGGATGAGGGTGGCCTGCGGCGGCTGCTGACCTCCATGGCGGACCTGTTCGTCCGCGGCGTCGCGGTGGACTGGAACGGCATCCTGCCCGCCGCGACCGGTCGGGTGAGCCTGCCGACCTACGCCTTCGACCACCAGCACTACTGGCTGCGTGCCACGGAGACCGCCACCGATGCGACGTCGCTCGGGCTGGCCGGGGCCGACCACCCGATGCTCGGCGCGGTCGTGCAGCTGCCGCAGTCCGACGGTCTGGTCTTCACCTCACGGCTGTCGCTGCGCACCCACCCCTGGCTGGCGGACCACGCCGTCAAGGGTGTTGTGATCATCCCCGGCACCGGGCTGGTCGAGTTGGCCGTGCGGGCCGGCGACGAGGCCGGTTGCTCGGTGCTCGACGAACTCGTCATCGAGGCGCCGCTGGTGGTGCCCCGCCGGGGCGGGGTCCGCGTGCAGGTCGCGGTGAGCGGCCCTGACGACAACGGTTCCCGCACGGTCGACGTGTTCTCCCGGCGTGACGACGACAACAGCGGGGAGTGGACGCGTCACGCCACTGGTGTGCTGACCAACGCACCCGTGGCACAGCAACGGTTCGACTTCGCGGTGTGGCCGCCGGTCGACGCGCGGCCGGTGGACATCAGCGACGGCTACGGCCGGCTGGCCGAGGTCGGCTACGAGTACGGGACGACATTCCGGGCCGTGCGGGCGGTCTGGCGGCGTGACGACGAGATCTTTGCCGAGATCGCGCTGCCGGAGGACCGCCGCGAGGATGCCGCCCGGTTCGGCATCCATCCCGCGCTGTTGGACGCGGCCCTGCACTCGACGATCCTGATCGCCGACGGGGAATCGGACGAGCGGGAGGTGTCGCTGCCGTTCGCGTGGAACGGCCTGCGGCTGCACGCCGCCGGCGCATCCGTGCTGCGGGTGCGGATCACCAACCCCGAGCCCGACGCGATGTCGCTCGAAGCCGTGGACGAGACCGGCGGCCTTGTCGTGACGATGGATTCCCTCGTCGGCCGGCCGATCTCCCGCGAGCAGCTCGACGCGGCGGCGGCCGGCACCGCCCGCGCGAACTCCTTGTTCCGGGTGGACTGGACCGGCCTGCCGGTGGCGCTGGGACAAGTCGCGCCGTCGTGGGTGGCGGTGGCCGACGCGGAACAGGTGGCGACGCTCGCCGACGACGTGCTCTCGGGCAACGCCGAGGCGCCAGCGGTCGCGATCATGGAGGCGACCGGCGGCGACGTGCTGGAGCTGACCACCCGCGTGCTGGACGTCGTCCAGTGCTGGCTGGACGGCGGCGGGTTCGAGGAGACGCGGCTGGTGATCGCCACCCGCGGCGCGGTGCCCGCCGGCGACGGCGCGGTGACCGACCCCGCCGGCGCAGCGGTGTGGGGCCTGGTGCGCGCCGCGCAGGCGGAGAACCCGGACCGGATCATCCTGCTGGATGTCGACGGTGACGTCGAACCCGTACTGGGCGCGGTAATCGCCAGCGGCGAGCCGCAGGTTGCCGTCAGGGGCACGGCGTTGTCGGTGCCGCGACTCACCCGCGCCGCCGGCCAGCTGCCGGACGTGCCGGCGACTTTCCGTCCGGAAGGGACGGTTCTGGTCACCGGCGGCACCGGGTCGCTGGGCAGCCTCGTCGCCAAGCACCTGGCCGGCCGGCACGGGGTGCGGAACCTGGTGCTGACCAGCCGGCGGGGCCCGGATGCCGAGGGCGTGGACGCGCTCGTCGCCGACCTCGCCGAGCAGGGCGCGAAGGTGTCGGTCGTGGCCTGCGACATGGCCGACCGCGACCAGGTGGCGGCCCTGCTCACCGAGCACCGTCCGACCGCTGTCGTGCACACGGCCGGCGTCGCGGACGCGGGGGTCATCGGGACGGTGACCCCGGAGAAACTGGCGGAGGTGTTCGCGCCGAAGGTGGACGCGGTTCGGCATCTGGACGAGCTGACCCGCGACCTCGACCTCGACGCCTTCGTCGTCTACTCGTCGGTGTCGGCGGTGTTCATGGGCGCGGGCAGCGGCAGCTACGCCGCCGCGAACGCGTTCCTGGACGGGCTGATCGCCCACCGCCGGTCACTGGGGCTGCCTGGGTTGTCGCTGGCGTGGGGACTCTGGCAGCAGACCACCGGCATGGCCGCCGGCACCGACGACCTGGCCAAGACCCGGATGAGCCGGCGCGGCGGCCTGCTTTCCCTGAGCCCGGACGAAGGCATGGAACTCTTCGACGCGGCACTGGGTTCCGGGCAGCCGCTGCTGGTGCCGGCCAAGCTGGACCTCGGCAGCGTGCGGGCGGACGCGGCGGCCGGCACGGCCGTGCCGTACCTGTTGCGCAACCTGGTCCGGGCGGGCCGGAAGCAGGCGCGCACGGTGAACGTCGGCGACGAGCGCGGGCGGCTGGCCGAGCGACTGGCCGGATTGCCGGCGGCGGAACAGAAGCAGGTCCTGCTCGACGTGGTGCGGGCGCAGGTGGCTTCGGTGCTCGGTTACGACGCGAGCCACCACATCGACGCCGACCAGGGCCTGTTCGAGCTCGGCTTCGACTCGCTGACCGCCATCGAGCTGCGCAACCGGCTGCGCGACATCACCGACCGCAAGATCGCGGCCAACCTCGTCTTCGCGTACCCGACCGCCGAGATGATCGCCGCGCACCTGCACGAGCTGACGACCGCCATGGCGATCTGA
- a CDS encoding arylamine N-acetyltransferase, translated as MTGVDLETLRTLQKRHLMAIPYNSLAYSVDDGIEIVDLDDDEVFEKTIVDGQGGACYHLNRMFHRLLAELGYDVSLLAGSTAEGRQNFGTDIEHMFNRVTLDGDEWLVDVGYPGPTYVEPVRVGDEVQRQYGSQFRIVDHEGGFALQRRGAATRWGVTYTFTTKARQWSDWKELEDNFRELVADSGRTDTQEVLCGRAFGDGQVFLRQRRHLTVRNGREQVRTITDDNEHRMLLDRILSGDDLD; from the coding sequence ATGACCGGCGTGGATCTGGAAACGCTGCGAACGCTGCAGAAGCGGCATCTGATGGCGATTCCGTACAACAGCCTGGCCTACAGCGTCGATGACGGCATCGAGATCGTCGACCTTGACGACGACGAGGTGTTCGAGAAGACCATTGTGGACGGTCAGGGCGGCGCCTGCTACCACCTCAACCGGATGTTCCACCGGCTGCTGGCCGAACTGGGCTACGACGTGTCCCTGCTGGCCGGCAGCACCGCCGAGGGCCGGCAGAACTTCGGCACCGACATCGAGCACATGTTCAACCGGGTCACCCTGGACGGCGACGAGTGGCTCGTCGACGTCGGCTACCCGGGCCCGACCTACGTGGAGCCGGTGCGGGTCGGCGACGAGGTGCAGCGCCAGTACGGCAGCCAGTTCCGGATCGTCGACCACGAAGGCGGATTCGCCCTGCAGCGCCGGGGAGCGGCCACCCGCTGGGGCGTGACCTACACGTTCACCACGAAGGCGCGGCAGTGGAGCGACTGGAAGGAACTGGAGGACAACTTCCGGGAGCTGGTGGCCGACTCGGGTCGCACCGACACCCAGGAGGTGTTGTGCGGCCGGGCTTTCGGCGACGGCCAGGTCTTCCTGCGCCAGCGCCGGCATCTCACCGTGCGCAACGGCCGTGAGCAGGTGCGCACGATCACCGACGACAACGAGCACCGGATGCTGCTGGACCGCATCCTCTCCGGCGACGACCTCGACTGA